The genomic stretch GCAGAGACGCAGAGAACGCGGAGACCCAAATATTCTTAATCTTTCTTTCCTCTGCGCGCTCTGCGCCTCCGCGGTGTGGCAAGGCTCACCCGCCGACCACGTTCACGTTGTCGACCGCGATCATCGGGGTGGAGAGGGTTCCGTGCACGAACCGCGTCTCCTTGCCGAGGCCGATCAGGTGGTCCTTGAGCAGTTCATACGAGTTGCCGGCGATCATGGTGTTCTTGACCCGGCCGACGATCTTTCCGTTCTCGATCTTGAACGCCACTGCCACGTTGTTGGAGAACTCCCCGGAGGCGAGGTTCCCTTGTCCGAGTCCGAGGACGCTCTCCACCAGCAAGCCGTGTTCGATCCCAGATATCAGCTCCTCCTCCGGAATGTCGCCCGGAGATACGATCACGTTGCTCGCTCCGGGGCCGGGCGGGGTGCGGAACCCACCCCCGCCGAACAGGCCTGACTTGTACCCATTCCCGGTCGGTTCAACCCCGGCGAGGGCGGCGGTGCGGCGGTCGTAGATGAATCCAGCGATTACCCCTTCCTCGGCGAGCGGGGTGCGCATCGTCGCCGTCCCCTCGTCGTCGAACCCGGAGCTGTGCGGGCCGCGGGGGATCGTTCCGTCGTCGGTCAGTGAGAACCGTGCGTCGAACGCCTTTTCCCCTACTCTTCCTTTGAGGGGAGACGTTCCCATGTACACCGACTTTCCGTTGAACCCCATCATGAGAGGAAGGAGGAGGGCGAGCGTCCCGTTCGGGGTGAAGACGACCGGCATCGTCCCACTCTTCACCGTCACGATCTCCTTTCCGTACTCGAGGTACCGGATCAATCTGTCGACGAGTCGATCCATATCGAACTCGGAGAAGTAACGTGCCTGGGTACCGTCGAACAGCATGAAGATGTCTCCGGTCTGCGCCTTACTGAGTTCGATCCCGCCTGAGATCGTCGTCCGCTGCTCGGTGAGCTCGAGTCCGTTGGTGTTCAGGATCGTCACCGTTTCCACTTCGCGGGTGATGGAGACGCCCACGTCCGCGCTCGGATCGACGCGAGTGATCGCTGCGATCGCCTTCTCCCCGAGCTCGATCAACCGCTCCTCCGGGACGGCGGCCGTCCCTTCGTCGTAAACATCGGCCTGCACCGGGGTGGTATCCGCGGCGAACGAGAACTCGGCGGGTTCCCCGAACTTCGCCGAGTCGAGTGCCGCGGCGATCAGCTCGGATGGATCGGATAGGTCGGTCGAAGTGGCAAACCCGAGTCGTCCGTTCACGATCACCCGCAGGGCGATCCCGTCGATCGCGTGGCTCTTGATCGACTCCAGCTTGCCGGAACGGAAGTTGACCGGAACGGCCCGCCCGCTCAACCGATAGACCTCGGCTTGGTCGACCTTCCCTGCGAGGCTCTTCAGCAGCTTATCCATCACTTCCCTCCTATCGTTACGTTTGCGATTCGGATGTGCGGCGCCCCGTCGGTGACCGGGAGGGGGAATTGCCCTTCCTTCCCGCATCCGCCCGCGCCCCCGAACATCTTGAGGTCGTTCCCGATCATCTCGATCGAGCGCAGCGTCTCGAACACGTTTCCGGTCAGAACGACATCCTTCAGCATCTCTCCGATCTCGCCATGCTCGATCTCGTAGGCGTAGGCCGCGGAGAAGGTGAACTGCTCGAACACCGTCTGCCCGCCGAACGCCCGCACCGCGTACACCCCGTGATCGATCCCGGAGATCAGCTCCTCAAACGAGTGCGGTCCGGGCTCGATGTAGGTATTGGTCATGCGCACGATCGGTTCGTACTCGTAGGAGACAGCGCGCGCATTTCCCGTCGGCTCGGCTCCCATCCGCGCCGCGGTCTCGCGCGAATGGAGAAGCCCAGCAAGGATTCCGTTCTTGATCAGGTAGGTCTTCGCCCGTGGTGTTCCCTCATCATCGTAGGGGACGTTCCCACGCAGGCCAGGGATGTATCCCTCATCGACCACGTTCAGATCATCGTTGCCGAATCGGGTCCCAAGCTGCATGATCTTGCGCAGCCGCTCGTTCTTGTACAGGAAATCGGCCTCGCAGAAGTGGCCGAATGCCTCATGGATGAACACCCCGGCCAGGGCCGGGTCGAGGATCACCGTGTACTTTCCCCCCTTCACCGGCCGGGCGGTGAGGAGGTCGACCGCCCGCTGCGCCGCCGCCTGCGCGTCCGATTCCCGTCCGAGAACGTACTCGAACCCGGCCGCCGTCCCCAGAGATTCGAACCCCTGCTGGATGTTCTGCGGCGAGTCGCTCGCCACCGCGGCGAGCATCAGGGTGATGTCCGGGATCTCCTGCACGATGTACGTCCCCTCGGAGTTGGCGAACGTCAACTCGCGGAACGAATCGGTGTAGCGCACTGTCGAGGAGACGATCCGCTTGTCATGCGAGAGGATGATCCGGTTGTACTCCTCCATGAGCTTCTTCTTCTCTTCGAGGGGAACCTCGCGGAAGTCGCGATCCAGCGTGGCCCGCACCGTCTCCTGCACCGGATCGACCGAAGCGAGCCTTACCTCCTCGTCGGAGTGCTTGCTGACCAGCTTCGCGAACCGGGTAGCCTCCGCCACCTTTTCTGGTAGCTCGGAGACATCGTTGAACACCGCTATCCCCCACCCCCCGTCCTTGAGGCACCGCACGATTCCTCCGGACTCAACTGACCGCTCGAGGTTCTCCAACTTGTCTTTGCGAAACAATACCTGACTACGCGATGCCCGCTCGAGCCGCACCTCGGCATAATCGGCTCCACTCCTCTCCAACGCCCGTCTTATCGCTTCCTCCACGAATACCTCCTTTTCGGTTGCAACCTGTCCCATTCTAACGGTAGGATAACCCCGTCGCCAGATGAAGGGAGTTACAAGGGAGATGAATCAGGTGCTGAAAGCGATTCGTGATCGATGGAGCGTACGCCGTTCGGATCACGCCTTGGCGGAAATCCGCGCGGCGGGCCGCTGGGCCCCGTCCGGAAAGAACACCCAGCCGTGGCGGTTCGTGGTGGTGCGAAGCGGCGGAAAGCGCCGCGCCCTCGCCCGACTCGCCCCGCAGGACCGCATGATCGCGACCGCACCAGTGACGAAAGATACCGAAGAGCTCGCGGCGCTGATCCCGATCGGGCGTCCTGGCGAGGCTCCGCCCCGGCCCGACCGCCTTCCACTTGCAAAACTAGCGCGATATATATGAGGATGGTATGATGGCGCTGTTTGCCTGGCTTGTGCGGGGAATACTGTTGGTAATCCTACTTGCATTTATCTTTCCCGCTGAACTCCTATTCGCGATTGTATTCGATTCGCCGCTCGCACTCGCGTTAGGACTGCTTGCATTGGTCGTCATCGCACTCGAGTTTGTCCTTGCCGTCGCGCTTCACGTCCTCGGGAACCTGCTCGACGTCCTCATCATCCTTGGGCTGATCGGGATTGCCTGGAAGTGGCCGCGCGGGATGCGGGGAAGGTTCATCGACAAGCTACGGGTCGCGATCCGCTCCCTGCGCCGGGAGGTGGACTACCAACTGCGCCGCCTCACCGCGGCAGACCTCCTCCTTCTTGGGCTGATTGGGTTGCTCGTGCTCATCCTGAGCCTCTCCTCCGGGTTCCTCCACTTCCTCCTCACGGTCCTCGTCGTCCTCCTCATCGTCGGGATTGTGTGGAAGTGGCCGCGGGGGTTGCGAATCAGGTTCCTGGACAAACTGCGCATCGCGCTGCGTGCCCTGTACCACGAAATTCGGAGATTGATTTAATCGTTCTCTGTCTGGATTACCGTATTTCAGC from Candidatus Bipolaricaulota bacterium encodes the following:
- a CDS encoding TldD/PmbA family protein, which codes for MDKLLKSLAGKVDQAEVYRLSGRAVPVNFRSGKLESIKSHAIDGIALRVIVNGRLGFATSTDLSDPSELIAAALDSAKFGEPAEFSFAADTTPVQADVYDEGTAAVPEERLIELGEKAIAAITRVDPSADVGVSITREVETVTILNTNGLELTEQRTTISGGIELSKAQTGDIFMLFDGTQARYFSEFDMDRLVDRLIRYLEYGKEIVTVKSGTMPVVFTPNGTLALLLPLMMGFNGKSVYMGTSPLKGRVGEKAFDARFSLTDDGTIPRGPHSSGFDDEGTATMRTPLAEEGVIAGFIYDRRTAALAGVEPTGNGYKSGLFGGGGFRTPPGPGASNVIVSPGDIPEEELISGIEHGLLVESVLGLGQGNLASGEFSNNVAVAFKIENGKIVGRVKNTMIAGNSYELLKDHLIGLGKETRFVHGTLSTPMIAVDNVNVVGG
- a CDS encoding nitroreductase family protein — its product is MNQVLKAIRDRWSVRRSDHALAEIRAAGRWAPSGKNTQPWRFVVVRSGGKRRALARLAPQDRMIATAPVTKDTEELAALIPIGRPGEAPPRPDRLPLAKLARYI
- a CDS encoding TldD/PmbA family protein, translating into MEEAIRRALERSGADYAEVRLERASRSQVLFRKDKLENLERSVESGGIVRCLKDGGWGIAVFNDVSELPEKVAEATRFAKLVSKHSDEEVRLASVDPVQETVRATLDRDFREVPLEEKKKLMEEYNRIILSHDKRIVSSTVRYTDSFRELTFANSEGTYIVQEIPDITLMLAAVASDSPQNIQQGFESLGTAAGFEYVLGRESDAQAAAQRAVDLLTARPVKGGKYTVILDPALAGVFIHEAFGHFCEADFLYKNERLRKIMQLGTRFGNDDLNVVDEGYIPGLRGNVPYDDEGTPRAKTYLIKNGILAGLLHSRETAARMGAEPTGNARAVSYEYEPIVRMTNTYIEPGPHSFEELISGIDHGVYAVRAFGGQTVFEQFTFSAAYAYEIEHGEIGEMLKDVVLTGNVFETLRSIEMIGNDLKMFGGAGGCGKEGQFPLPVTDGAPHIRIANVTIGGK